The following proteins are co-located in the Bosea sp. AS-1 genome:
- a CDS encoding ABC transporter ATP-binding protein, producing MTDALLDVRGLRTVFHALDGAWPAVDGVDLSVARGEVLGLVGESGSGKSVTGFSLVRLIDPPGEIVAGSVSFDGEDLRAASEERLRDLRGDRIAMIFQDPLMTLNPVLSIGEQMSEAILEHRGCSRQEALDEAAKALARVGISSPEARLRQFPHEFSGGMRQRVAIATALLNAPDLIIADEPTTALDVTIQSQILFEVQKLARETGTAVLWITHDLAVVAELADRVAVMYAGRVVEIGPVDEVLDAPRHPYTLGLLNSSAANVAPGERLHQIDGVAPRIDARPSGCPFRPRCPRVQPICAEQDPATTAEGDRGFRCHNPVPMGEAA from the coding sequence ATGACCGACGCCCTGCTCGACGTCCGCGGCCTCAGGACTGTCTTCCACGCGCTCGACGGCGCCTGGCCCGCTGTCGATGGCGTCGACCTCAGCGTCGCGCGTGGCGAGGTGCTGGGTCTCGTCGGCGAATCCGGCTCCGGCAAGTCCGTGACCGGCTTCTCGCTGGTCCGGTTGATCGACCCGCCGGGCGAGATCGTCGCCGGCTCGGTCAGCTTCGACGGCGAGGATCTGCGCGCGGCCTCCGAGGAGCGGCTGCGTGACCTGCGCGGCGACCGCATCGCCATGATCTTCCAGGACCCGCTGATGACGCTGAACCCGGTGCTCAGCATCGGCGAGCAGATGAGCGAGGCCATCCTGGAGCATCGCGGCTGCAGCCGGCAGGAGGCGCTCGACGAGGCGGCGAAGGCACTGGCCCGCGTCGGCATCTCCTCGCCCGAGGCGCGCCTCAGGCAGTTCCCGCACGAATTCTCCGGCGGCATGCGCCAGCGGGTCGCGATCGCAACGGCGCTGCTCAACGCGCCCGACCTGATCATCGCCGACGAGCCGACGACCGCGCTCGACGTCACCATCCAGAGCCAGATCCTGTTCGAGGTGCAGAAGCTCGCCCGCGAGACAGGCACGGCCGTTCTCTGGATCACCCACGATCTCGCGGTGGTGGCCGAGCTCGCCGACCGTGTGGCGGTGATGTATGCCGGCCGTGTCGTCGAGATCGGGCCCGTCGACGAAGTGCTCGATGCGCCGCGCCATCCCTATACACTCGGCCTGCTCAACTCCTCAGCCGCCAATGTCGCGCCGGGCGAGCGGCTGCATCAGATCGACGGCGTCGCCCCACGCATCGATGCGCGCCCGAGCGGCTGTCCCTTCCGGCCGCGCTGCCCCCGCGTCCAGCCGATCTGCGCCGAGCAGGATCCGGCGACGACCGCAGAAGGCGACCGCGGCTTCCGCTGCCACAACCCCGTGCCGATGGGAGAAGCGGCATGA
- a CDS encoding ABC transporter permease: protein MSVETKAPAIPAYADTALRRKVLRRIRSRPTTRGAAILLGIMVALALFAPLIAPQNPHDLASLSVMDNRLPPGEAGMNGMTYWLGTDSQGRDMLSAILYGLRTSLMVGLSATIGALFVGISAGLLAAQFGGAVDAAIMRVVDFMLGFPSILIALVLLASIGRGVDKVILAIILVQWAQYARLMRASALVERRKEYIEAALNFGLPTRHIMIAHLLPNSVGSVLVVASISIAGAITLEATLSFLGVGVPVTQPSLGLLIANGFEFLLSGEYWIAVFPGIALVLLIVSLNLVGDRLRRSFNVRS from the coding sequence ATGAGCGTTGAGACGAAGGCCCCCGCCATCCCGGCCTACGCCGACACAGCCCTGCGCCGGAAGGTGCTGCGCCGCATCCGCAGCCGGCCGACGACACGCGGCGCCGCGATCCTGCTCGGCATCATGGTGGCGCTTGCGCTGTTCGCGCCACTCATCGCACCGCAGAACCCGCACGACCTCGCCTCGCTCAGCGTGATGGACAACCGCCTGCCGCCGGGCGAGGCCGGCATGAACGGCATGACCTACTGGCTCGGAACGGATTCGCAGGGCCGCGACATGCTGAGCGCCATTCTCTACGGGCTGCGCACCAGCCTGATGGTCGGCCTCTCGGCGACGATCGGCGCACTCTTCGTCGGCATCTCGGCTGGGCTTCTAGCGGCGCAGTTCGGCGGGGCGGTCGATGCCGCGATCATGCGCGTCGTCGACTTCATGCTCGGCTTCCCGTCGATCCTGATCGCGCTCGTCCTGCTCGCCTCGATCGGACGCGGCGTCGACAAGGTGATCCTCGCCATCATCCTGGTGCAATGGGCGCAGTATGCCCGGCTGATGCGCGCCTCCGCACTGGTCGAGCGGCGCAAGGAATATATCGAGGCGGCGCTCAACTTCGGCCTGCCGACCCGGCACATCATGATCGCGCATCTCCTGCCGAATTCGGTCGGCTCGGTGCTGGTCGTCGCCTCGATCAGCATCGCCGGCGCGATCACGCTGGAGGCGACCTTGTCCTTCCTCGGCGTCGGCGTGCCTGTGACGCAGCCCTCGCTCGGGTTGCTGATCGCCAACGGCTTCGAATTCCTGCTCTCCGGCGAATACTGGATCGCGGTCTTCCCCGGCATCGCGCTGGTGCTGCTGATCGTCTCGCTCAACCTCGTCGGCGACCGCCTGCGCCGCAGCTTCAACGTGCGCTCATGA
- a CDS encoding ABC transporter permease, whose protein sequence is MAAYVLQRLIQSVLVLLAVSVVVFFAVYGIGDPIELLVSPQVSAAERLALIKRLGLDLPIWQQYFVFMGNALQGDLGRSFVHGIPAIELILQRLPATFELVLLSMTLAIVTGVPLGLYAGLDPESRPSRFIMGATLLGFSLPSFWKGMMLILLFAVVLGWLPTAGRGETVSVLGVPISLLTWDGLVHLALPAINLAIPQIALMIRLVAAGTTETMTQDYVKYARAKGVRPRRIVGRHVLRNILIPVVTVVGIEFGSLVAFSTITETVFAWPGMGKLLIDSVYQLDRPVVVAYVLLATLLFVTVNFLVDILYAALDPRVKLTGEMA, encoded by the coding sequence ATGGCCGCTTATGTCCTGCAACGGCTGATCCAGAGCGTGCTCGTGCTGCTCGCGGTCTCGGTCGTGGTGTTCTTCGCCGTCTACGGCATCGGCGACCCCATCGAGCTCCTGGTCTCGCCACAGGTCAGCGCGGCCGAGCGTCTGGCCTTGATCAAACGCCTCGGCCTCGACCTGCCGATCTGGCAGCAATATTTCGTCTTCATGGGCAACGCGCTGCAGGGCGACCTCGGCCGCTCCTTCGTGCATGGCATCCCGGCGATCGAGCTGATCCTGCAGCGCCTGCCGGCGACCTTCGAGCTGGTCCTGCTTTCGATGACGCTTGCCATCGTCACCGGCGTGCCGCTTGGGCTCTATGCCGGACTCGACCCGGAAAGCCGCCCGTCGCGCTTCATCATGGGCGCCACGCTGCTGGGCTTCTCGCTGCCGAGCTTCTGGAAGGGCATGATGCTGATCCTGCTCTTTGCCGTGGTCCTCGGCTGGCTGCCGACGGCAGGCCGCGGCGAGACGGTGTCCGTGCTGGGCGTCCCGATCAGCCTCCTGACCTGGGACGGGCTCGTCCATCTCGCCCTGCCGGCGATCAACCTCGCCATACCCCAGATCGCGCTGATGATCCGCCTCGTCGCCGCCGGCACCACCGAGACCATGACGCAGGACTACGTCAAATATGCCCGCGCCAAGGGCGTGCGGCCGCGGCGCATCGTCGGCCGGCACGTGCTGCGCAACATCCTGATTCCGGTCGTCACCGTCGTCGGGATTGAATTCGGCAGCCTCGTCGCCTTCTCGACCATCACCGAGACGGTCTTCGCCTGGCCGGGCATGGGCAAACTGCTGATCGACTCGGTCTATCAGCTCGACCGGCCGGTGGTCGTCGCCTACGTCCTGCTGGCGACGCTGCTCTTCGTCACCGTGAATTTCCTCGTCGACATCCTCTACGCCGCGCTCGACCCGCGGGTGAAGCTGACGGGAGAGATGGCATGA
- a CDS encoding ABC transporter substrate-binding protein — MRQPLFAAALAALSLSATAASAQTLRIALASEPTAVDPHYHDLTPNNALAQHIFDSLVRQDEQQKLHPGLATSWENDGKNRWTFKLRDGVKFSNGKPFTAEDVVFTFCRTLKNETKITDSFADVTGNFASVEAPDAHTLVINTKEPEPLLPNLMSGLGILSASIVEHGPISYDIAKNCGVTGPWPTVNGFNDGTLTIGTGPYKLKSYVRGSAIELERNPTYWGKAEPWETVRLLPVTNAGPRLAGLLAGDYDVIENPAARDLGRIKGDKRFGYVIAPSTRVVYFQLDVARDQSPFVKSDDGKNPLKDVRVRKAMSLAIDRDAIVKRIMDGAAEPAYQYLPTGMFGTQPNPEKLAYDPAQAKKLLAEAGYAKGFQLTLSTTNDRYINDSQITQAVAQYLTQVGIKADVDAMTRAIYFPRRAKKEFSVAIGGWGSGTGEAASFLRQWPPTPNEAKTLGGSNYGGYKNDQFDKLIREAVTTLDDNKRSELLQQAGKIVLADYAFIPLHFESGIWAFKSDLDVKGRADQYMLAMSVKPKAK, encoded by the coding sequence ATGCGTCAACCCCTGTTCGCCGCGGCCCTGGCCGCGCTCAGCCTGTCTGCTACCGCAGCCTCGGCGCAGACCTTGCGTATCGCGCTGGCCTCCGAGCCGACGGCCGTCGATCCGCATTACCACGACCTCACCCCGAACAACGCGCTGGCGCAGCACATCTTCGACTCGCTGGTGCGCCAGGACGAGCAGCAGAAGCTGCATCCGGGCCTCGCGACCTCCTGGGAGAACGACGGCAAGAACCGCTGGACCTTCAAGCTGCGCGACGGCGTGAAGTTCTCGAACGGCAAGCCCTTCACCGCCGAGGACGTGGTCTTCACCTTCTGCCGCACGCTGAAGAACGAGACCAAGATTACGGATTCCTTCGCCGACGTCACCGGCAACTTCGCCTCGGTCGAAGCGCCCGATGCGCATACGCTGGTGATCAACACGAAGGAGCCCGAGCCGCTGCTGCCGAACCTGATGTCGGGCCTCGGCATCCTTTCGGCCTCCATCGTCGAGCACGGCCCGATCTCCTACGACATCGCCAAGAACTGCGGCGTCACCGGCCCCTGGCCGACGGTCAACGGCTTCAACGACGGCACGCTGACCATCGGCACCGGCCCCTACAAGCTGAAATCCTACGTGCGCGGCTCGGCCATCGAACTCGAGCGCAATCCGACCTACTGGGGCAAGGCAGAACCCTGGGAGACCGTCCGCCTGCTGCCGGTGACCAATGCCGGCCCGCGCCTCGCCGGCCTGCTCGCCGGCGACTACGACGTGATCGAGAACCCGGCGGCACGCGATCTCGGCCGCATCAAGGGCGACAAGCGCTTCGGCTATGTCATCGCGCCCTCGACCCGCGTGGTCTATTTCCAGCTCGACGTCGCCCGCGACCAAAGCCCCTTCGTCAAGTCGGACGACGGCAAGAACCCGCTGAAGGATGTCCGCGTGCGCAAGGCGATGTCGCTCGCCATCGACCGCGACGCCATCGTCAAGCGCATCATGGACGGCGCGGCCGAGCCCGCCTACCAGTACCTGCCGACCGGCATGTTCGGCACGCAGCCGAATCCGGAAAAGCTGGCCTATGACCCTGCGCAGGCGAAGAAGCTGCTGGCCGAGGCCGGCTACGCCAAGGGCTTCCAGCTCACGCTGTCGACCACCAACGATCGCTATATCAACGACAGCCAGATCACCCAGGCCGTCGCGCAGTATCTGACGCAGGTCGGCATCAAGGCCGATGTCGATGCGATGACGCGCGCGATCTATTTCCCCCGCCGCGCCAAGAAGGAATTCTCGGTCGCGATCGGCGGCTGGGGCTCCGGCACCGGCGAGGCGGCCTCCTTCCTGCGCCAGTGGCCGCCGACCCCCAACGAGGCCAAGACGCTCGGCGGTTCGAATTATGGCGGCTACAAGAACGACCAGTTCGACAAGCTGATCCGCGAGGCCGTCACGACGCTCGACGACAACAAGCGCTCGGAGCTGCTGCAGCAGGCCGGAAAGATCGTCCTCGCCGACTACGCCTTCATCCCGCTCCACTTCGAAAGCGGCATCTGGGCCTTCAAGTCCGACCTCGACGTCAAGGGCCGCGCCGACCAGTACATGCTGGCCATGTCTGTGAAGCCGAAGGCCAAGTAG
- a CDS encoding MurR/RpiR family transcriptional regulator has product MSQGLKPSTDLSNRIAQIYPSLSNGHRRAADFVLQHPLDVATMTIEGLAEGSGTSNATVTRFVRALGYGGYGEFRSALSAALKFAHDPVDNFAGARAEAGSIFATFDAALADQATNLQAARDGLTEAAVTQAVALLLKAPRVFIAASGASHYVASFLEDGLALYLDADVVFASSRTGPERAIRHMMSAREDDLVVAISVFRYSRSTLDLASFAKKRGAALLVLTDSPTSPLAPLADVTLFAPARSRLLPNSPTAVFALADALIAAVARERPDAVEALKELSESLLWTFHR; this is encoded by the coding sequence ATGTCCCAAGGCTTGAAGCCGTCGACGGATCTCTCGAACCGCATCGCGCAGATCTACCCCTCCCTGAGCAACGGTCACCGTCGTGCGGCCGATTTCGTGCTGCAGCATCCGCTCGATGTCGCGACCATGACCATCGAGGGGTTGGCAGAGGGGAGCGGCACCTCCAACGCGACGGTGACGCGCTTCGTCCGCGCGCTCGGCTACGGCGGTTATGGCGAATTCCGCAGCGCCCTGTCGGCAGCGCTGAAATTCGCGCATGATCCGGTCGACAACTTCGCGGGGGCCCGCGCCGAAGCCGGATCGATCTTCGCGACCTTTGACGCGGCGCTGGCCGACCAGGCCACCAATCTCCAGGCCGCGCGCGACGGGTTGACCGAAGCAGCTGTGACGCAGGCCGTCGCACTGCTGCTCAAGGCGCCGCGCGTCTTCATCGCCGCCTCGGGAGCGAGCCACTATGTCGCATCCTTCCTCGAGGATGGGCTCGCTCTCTATCTCGATGCCGACGTGGTCTTCGCCTCGTCGCGGACCGGGCCTGAGCGCGCGATCCGGCACATGATGTCGGCGCGCGAGGACGACCTGGTCGTGGCGATCTCGGTCTTCCGCTATTCCCGTTCGACGCTCGACCTCGCGAGCTTCGCCAAGAAGCGCGGGGCGGCGTTGCTGGTCCTGACCGACAGCCCGACCTCGCCGTTGGCGCCGCTGGCCGATGTCACACTCTTCGCCCCGGCGCGCAGTCGCCTGCTGCCGAACTCGCCGACCGCGGTCTTCGCCTTGGCGGATGCCCTGATCGCAGCCGTCGCGCGCGAGCGGCCGGATGCGGTCGAAGCCCTGAAGGAGCTGAGCGAGAGCCTGCTCTGGACGTTCCATCGCTAG
- a CDS encoding siderophore-interacting protein: MFVTRARIALPDPAAVVAPLCAHMVEHEASVETGPGEARIALDGAAATLTYDAVELGVRVEASELAALRAMRFAIASHVVEFAPAGAQIQIRWEGDGAGSSLLPDFRILAVTAVETLTPHMRRIHFSGEDLGRYDTLEALHVRLFFPPAEPVEPIWPMLGEDGLPIVPPAEKRPAIRKYTIRSIDAAAGTVAIDFVLHDDAGPGSAFANRAQPGDRIGMAGPGGRGLRSAGRYVFLADATGLPAVGRMLAALPTDATGLAIIEVDGSAEEQALVTPAGLTLRWLHRPKGAPSRLAEAFETLDWPADGPDTYLWAAMEHAAFLRIRAGARERLRRDFDRHLIVSYWRDGMAEEQHMAEKKAAAKAA, translated from the coding sequence ATGTTCGTGACCCGCGCCCGGATAGCCCTGCCCGATCCCGCCGCGGTGGTGGCGCCGCTATGCGCGCATATGGTCGAGCACGAGGCCAGCGTCGAAACCGGCCCCGGCGAGGCCCGCATCGCGCTCGACGGCGCCGCGGCGACGCTCACCTACGACGCGGTGGAGCTTGGCGTCAGGGTCGAGGCGTCCGAGCTTGCCGCCCTGCGCGCGATGCGCTTCGCCATCGCGAGCCATGTCGTCGAGTTCGCCCCGGCTGGAGCGCAGATCCAGATCCGCTGGGAAGGCGACGGTGCCGGCTCCTCGCTCCTGCCCGATTTTCGCATCCTCGCCGTCACGGCGGTCGAGACGCTGACGCCTCATATGCGCCGCATCCATTTCAGCGGCGAGGATCTCGGCCGCTACGACACGCTTGAAGCGCTGCATGTCCGGCTGTTCTTTCCGCCGGCCGAGCCCGTAGAACCGATCTGGCCGATGCTCGGCGAGGACGGACTACCGATCGTGCCGCCCGCCGAGAAGCGCCCGGCGATCCGCAAATACACGATCCGCAGCATCGACGCCGCCGCCGGAACCGTGGCCATCGACTTCGTGCTGCATGACGATGCCGGGCCGGGCTCGGCCTTCGCCAACCGGGCGCAACCCGGCGACCGGATCGGCATGGCGGGCCCGGGCGGGCGCGGGCTCAGGAGCGCCGGACGCTACGTCTTCCTCGCCGATGCGACCGGCCTGCCGGCAGTCGGGCGAATGCTGGCGGCGCTGCCAACGGATGCCACGGGCCTCGCCATCATCGAGGTCGACGGCAGCGCGGAAGAACAGGCGCTCGTGACGCCGGCCGGCCTGACGCTGCGCTGGCTGCATCGCCCGAAGGGTGCGCCATCCCGGCTGGCGGAAGCCTTCGAAACGCTCGATTGGCCGGCGGATGGGCCTGACACCTATCTCTGGGCGGCAATGGAGCATGCCGCGTTCCTGCGAATCCGTGCCGGCGCCCGGGAACGGCTGCGTCGCGACTTCGACCGGCACCTGATCGTCAGCTACTGGCGCGACGGCATGGCCGAGGAACAGCACATGGCTGAGAAGAAGGCAGCCGCCAAGGCCGCCTGA
- a CDS encoding ABC transporter substrate-binding protein, whose product MSALLSRRSMMLGALAAPALIRPAQAQGISATDVLGRKVTLPAPAKRIVLGQGRQINALGLIHPDPVSILAGWGSDYRRQSPDTFARYQKRFPAIETVPFVGDGATAGGFSFEQAITLAPDLMILSRSLAGTRTGPGDLVERFEAAGIPVAVIDFFLDPLKDTLPSLRLLGRLTGRDEQAERFLSFYEGRMRRVAERMQGAATPSVFIHAHAGGAECCMSPGRGTLDDFITAAGGRNIAKALLPGATGQISLEQLIVSDPQVYVATGGTHMAPQGGLVLGLGVGRATAEESFRRLLAKPGIATLEAVKEKRAFGLWHLFNDTPLHVVAIERLAKWLHPERFAEIDPTATMAEAAAFSAIPLDGTLWIEP is encoded by the coding sequence ATGAGCGCCCTGCTCTCCCGCCGCTCCATGATGCTCGGCGCCCTCGCCGCGCCGGCCCTGATCCGCCCGGCGCAGGCGCAGGGCATCAGCGCGACCGACGTGCTCGGCCGAAAGGTGACGCTTCCCGCTCCGGCGAAACGCATCGTCCTCGGCCAGGGCCGGCAGATCAATGCGCTGGGGCTGATCCATCCGGATCCGGTCAGCATCCTCGCCGGCTGGGGCAGCGACTATCGCCGCCAGAGCCCCGACACCTTCGCGCGCTACCAGAAGCGTTTCCCGGCCATCGAGACCGTGCCCTTCGTCGGGGACGGAGCGACGGCGGGCGGGTTCTCCTTCGAGCAGGCGATCACGCTCGCGCCCGACCTGATGATATTGAGCCGGTCGCTCGCGGGAACCCGGACCGGTCCGGGTGACCTTGTCGAGCGCTTTGAAGCTGCAGGCATCCCGGTCGCGGTGATCGACTTCTTCCTCGACCCGCTGAAGGACACGCTGCCGAGCTTGAGGCTGCTCGGGCGCCTGACCGGCCGAGACGAACAGGCGGAGCGGTTTCTGTCCTTCTACGAAGGCCGGATGCGCAGGGTTGCCGAACGGATGCAGGGCGCTGCCACGCCCAGCGTCTTCATCCATGCCCATGCCGGCGGGGCCGAATGCTGCATGTCGCCCGGGCGCGGCACGCTCGACGATTTCATTACCGCCGCGGGCGGTCGCAACATCGCCAAGGCCCTGTTGCCGGGTGCAACCGGCCAAATCAGCCTCGAACAGCTCATCGTCTCCGATCCACAGGTCTATGTCGCGACCGGAGGCACGCATATGGCGCCGCAAGGCGGGCTGGTGCTCGGCCTCGGCGTCGGTCGCGCGACGGCGGAAGAGAGCTTCCGGCGCCTGCTCGCCAAACCCGGCATCGCCACGCTCGAGGCAGTCAAGGAGAAGCGAGCCTTCGGGCTGTGGCACCTTTTCAACGATACGCCGCTGCATGTCGTCGCGATCGAGCGGCTGGCCAAATGGCTGCATCCCGAGCGTTTCGCCGAGATCGACCCGACTGCGACCATGGCCGAGGCCGCCGCCTTCTCGGCGATCCCGCTCGACGGCACGCTCTGGATCGAGCCTTGA
- a CDS encoding alpha/beta hydrolase-fold protein: protein MQSHAPSSTEAVLAPFTLARSGTFDLTTADGSPYRIAVAWPETPPPAAGYPALVLVDGQALFATTVTAARLQSIRSEVTGVDDAVVVGIGYPGEAPFNAERRQRDLLPVAGGADRFLAAMVDEILPAVARLAPLDPARRALVGHSYGGLFSLHALFTRPGLFASHVAGSPSIWWNEEAILATEERFRAGSGFAGRLLITVGGAEQEASAQDDPRRRERRTMARMRDNAAEMAARLSASGRVECAFVEWPGENHVSVIPAMLSRAVGFALTAPSLSGRRAA from the coding sequence GTGCAGTCGCACGCCCCTTCTTCCACCGAAGCCGTGCTCGCGCCTTTCACGCTGGCGCGGTCGGGAACGTTCGATCTCACCACGGCGGACGGCTCGCCCTACCGCATCGCCGTCGCCTGGCCGGAAACGCCGCCGCCTGCGGCCGGCTACCCGGCGCTCGTGCTGGTCGACGGACAGGCCCTGTTCGCCACGACCGTGACGGCAGCGCGCCTGCAGTCCATCCGGTCCGAGGTAACCGGCGTGGACGACGCTGTGGTCGTCGGCATCGGCTATCCGGGCGAGGCTCCCTTCAACGCCGAGCGCCGGCAGCGCGATCTGCTGCCTGTCGCGGGCGGTGCGGACCGCTTCCTCGCCGCCATGGTGGACGAGATCCTGCCGGCGGTCGCGCGCCTCGCGCCGCTCGACCCGGCTCGACGCGCGCTCGTCGGCCATTCCTATGGCGGGCTGTTTTCGCTGCATGCCTTGTTCACCCGTCCAGGCCTGTTCGCCAGCCATGTCGCCGGCAGCCCGTCGATCTGGTGGAACGAAGAGGCGATCCTGGCGACGGAAGAGCGTTTTCGCGCTGGATCGGGCTTCGCCGGCCGCCTGCTGATCACGGTGGGCGGGGCGGAACAGGAAGCCTCGGCGCAGGACGATCCACGCCGCCGCGAACGCCGGACGATGGCGCGCATGCGCGATAACGCCGCAGAAATGGCTGCCCGTCTCTCCGCCAGCGGCCGCGTGGAATGCGCCTTCGTCGAATGGCCGGGCGAGAACCATGTCTCGGTGATCCCGGCGATGCTGTCGCGAGCGGTGGGCTTCGCGCTGACGGCGCCCAGCCTCAGTGGCCGGAGGGCGGCATGA
- a CDS encoding TonB-dependent siderophore receptor: MAGVLVCGRTALMFGVALSAVAVASGARAQQQQQGGTVNLDTIEVQGEHASGPVDGYVARRSDTATKTDTPLIETPQSITVIPRSQMDDQGATTVSQALRYSAGVLGETRLSSGGRYDSVFIRGFGGAGSGAGFVNNLDGLRYQRGVNFLVPSYEPWGLERVEVLRGPSSVVFGQVKPGGLVNLVSKRPLDERHGEVQLRYGTNQRAEMAFDVGGPIDPAKTWLYRVVGLGRTADTQVDYTKDERIFIAPSLTYRPNGATSFTLLTSFQRDPETGFYGFLPAVGTVLPSKAGRINSKFFPGEPNFEGYSRNQLNIGYSFEHRFNDVFSFRQNFRYSDLESRFRTVAVGGIAADQKTLTRRATMSNEKARTAGIDNQLQADFRTGPLTHKVLLGVDGYWTDGSAWTGAGGTVQSLDFTNPIYGRTPFALPALAGTNQTTQQYGVYIQDQIKYDRLSLLVGGRYDRALARTRAVSTGVLTKQDDDARTGRVALMYNFDNGLAPYASYSTSFEPQSGTAFGGTPFKPTEGEQYEVGLKYEPPGSNIMLQGSLYQLTQSNVLTTDLAHPTFQIQTGEVRARGLELEARARLFDDLELVAAYTYTDAEVTKSNGVDLGKRPPVVPRNMASLWAHYTFRTGLFAGLGLGAGVRYVGKGAGDPGNTFWTDDYTLVDAAISYDFGVANPSLKGWKLQVNAQNLFDKEYISGCYGTTQCSFGLRRTVLATVSYRW; the protein is encoded by the coding sequence ATGGCGGGTGTTCTGGTCTGCGGTCGTACGGCGCTGATGTTCGGCGTCGCGCTGTCCGCGGTGGCGGTGGCGAGCGGGGCCAGGGCGCAGCAACAGCAGCAGGGCGGCACGGTCAATCTCGACACCATCGAAGTCCAGGGCGAGCACGCTTCCGGCCCGGTCGACGGCTATGTCGCGCGCCGCAGCGACACCGCGACGAAGACCGACACGCCGCTGATCGAGACGCCACAATCCATCACCGTCATCCCCCGCAGCCAGATGGACGACCAGGGCGCGACCACGGTCAGCCAGGCCCTGCGCTACAGCGCCGGCGTCCTCGGCGAGACCCGGCTCTCCTCCGGCGGCCGCTATGACAGCGTCTTCATCCGCGGCTTCGGTGGGGCTGGCAGCGGCGCGGGCTTCGTCAACAACCTCGACGGGCTGCGCTACCAGCGCGGCGTCAACTTCCTGGTGCCTAGCTACGAGCCCTGGGGGCTGGAGCGCGTCGAGGTGCTGCGCGGCCCCTCCTCCGTCGTCTTCGGGCAGGTGAAGCCCGGCGGCCTCGTCAACCTCGTCTCGAAACGCCCCCTGGACGAGCGCCACGGCGAAGTGCAGCTCCGCTACGGCACCAATCAGCGGGCCGAGATGGCCTTCGATGTCGGCGGCCCGATCGACCCGGCCAAGACCTGGCTCTACCGCGTGGTCGGCCTCGGACGCACCGCCGATACGCAAGTCGACTACACCAAGGATGAGCGCATCTTCATCGCGCCGTCGCTGACCTACCGGCCGAACGGCGCGACGAGCTTCACGCTGTTGACCTCGTTCCAGCGTGATCCCGAAACCGGTTTCTACGGCTTCCTTCCAGCGGTCGGCACCGTGCTGCCCAGCAAGGCGGGCCGGATCAACAGCAAGTTCTTCCCCGGTGAGCCCAATTTCGAGGGCTACAGTCGCAACCAGCTCAATATCGGCTACAGCTTCGAGCATCGCTTCAACGACGTCTTCAGCTTCCGCCAGAATTTCCGCTACTCCGACCTCGAATCGCGCTTCCGCACGGTCGCCGTCGGTGGCATCGCCGCGGATCAGAAGACGCTGACGCGCCGCGCCACCATGTCGAACGAAAAGGCGCGCACCGCGGGCATCGACAACCAGCTCCAGGCCGATTTCCGCACCGGTCCGCTGACGCACAAGGTGCTGCTCGGCGTCGACGGCTACTGGACGGATGGCAGCGCCTGGACGGGCGCCGGCGGCACGGTGCAGAGCCTCGACTTCACCAATCCGATCTATGGCCGCACGCCCTTCGCCCTGCCGGCGCTGGCGGGCACCAACCAGACGACGCAGCAATACGGCGTCTATATCCAGGACCAGATCAAATACGACCGGCTCTCGCTGCTGGTCGGCGGGCGCTACGACCGCGCCCTGGCGCGCACCCGCGCCGTCAGCACCGGCGTGCTGACCAAGCAGGACGACGATGCCCGGACCGGCCGCGTCGCCCTGATGTACAATTTCGACAACGGCCTGGCCCCCTATGCCAGCTACTCGACCTCCTTCGAGCCGCAATCCGGCACCGCCTTCGGCGGCACGCCCTTCAAGCCGACCGAAGGCGAGCAATACGAAGTCGGCCTGAAATACGAGCCGCCGGGCAGCAACATCATGTTGCAGGGCTCGCTCTACCAGCTCACCCAGAGCAATGTGCTGACCACCGACCTCGCGCACCCGACCTTCCAGATCCAGACCGGCGAGGTGCGTGCCCGCGGCCTGGAGCTAGAAGCCCGCGCCCGCCTGTTCGACGATCTCGAGCTCGTCGCAGCGTACACTTATACCGACGCCGAAGTGACGAAGAGCAACGGTGTCGACCTCGGCAAGCGGCCGCCCGTGGTGCCGCGTAACATGGCGTCGCTCTGGGCCCATTACACCTTCCGCACCGGGCTCTTCGCCGGGCTCGGCCTCGGTGCGGGCGTGCGCTATGTCGGCAAGGGCGCCGGCGATCCGGGCAACACCTTCTGGACGGACGATTACACGCTGGTCGATGCCGCGATCAGCTATGACTTCGGCGTCGCCAACCCTTCGCTCAAGGGCTGGAAGCTGCAGGTGAATGCGCAGAACCTGTTCGACAAGGAATACATCTCCGGCTGCTACGGCACCACGCAGTGCTCCTTCGGCCTGCGCCGGACCGTACTCGCGACCGTGTCCTACAGATGGTGA